In Vicinamibacterales bacterium, the sequence TGGCGAAAGAATGCGCCGCGATTGCCGGCTGGCTTCACTGGCGTCGAGTGGTTCGCGCGTACAGTCCAGACGTCGCGCCAGGAACCACGGACCGATTGGTGGCCGTCGGCCAACTCCCGGGCACGCCCACGTGACCGACCGTCCTCAGGTCACTGCATTGCCAACGCACGCCCTGCGTCTCTTCGGATCGCGGCGATCCTTTTCGCCACGTGACGGGCGTCCCTGCCGATGCCGTGAATCATCGTGCTCGACGCCGAGTACAGGAAGTGCGGCCCGACGAAGTACAGGCCAGGTTCCCCCGGCACCACGCCCCGCTCCTGGATCGGCTCTCCATGTGCATCGAAGACGGGCAGATCGATCCAGGACCGTCCCATGTCGAACCCGGTGCACCACACCACGCCCGACACGCGCGTGATCGTCCCGTCAGCGAGCCGCGGGTATCCGCCACTGACGCCGTCCATCCGCGGCACGCGCGTCACACCAGCCGCCGCCAGATCGGCGTTGCGCGTCCGGATCAGCGGCATTCCACCGTTGATGAACCCGGGCCGGACCTTGCGGCCGATCGGGGTGTCGAGCGTGAGGATGTGGTGGAACACCACGCGGAACAGGATCGGGAGCACCAGCCTGCGCACCAACGGCCGGTGCACGGGGAAGGGGACCTGACCGACGTCGCGGCCCGAGAGCCACACCCGGCGGCCGTCCCGCGCCAGGTCAATCGCGATCTCGGCGCCCGAATTGCCCGCGCCAACGAGCAGGACGTCCCCGGGCGGCAGCTGCGACGGACGGCGGTAGTCCGCCGAGTGGAGCTGCGTGATCGCGGGATCGAGCTGGCCGGCAAACGGCGGCGCCACGCCGCGCTGATACGAGCTCATCGCGACGACGACCTGCCGTGCCTCGAGGCGCCGCCCGCCCGCCTCGAGCAGGTAACGGCCGCCTTCGCGGCACAGGCGATCGACGCGCGTGCCGGTCCGCACCGGCAGACGGAAGCGCGTGGCGTACGACTCCAGGTAGTCGGCCATTTCGTCCTTGGTCGGAAGATCGTTGGCCACGCCCGGAAAGGTCATGCCGTCGAGGCCGTCGAAGCGGCGCGGCGTGAACAGCCGCAGCGAGTCCCATCGCTCGCGCCAGGCGTCCCCGATGCGTGCGCTGGCGTCCAGGATCACGAACGGCACCCCCTCGCGCTGCAGGTGGTAGCCGACGGACAGGCCGGCCTGTCCCCCTCCGATCACGATGACCTCATGCCGCTCTGCCACGGGCGCGGACCTCCGGAGAGGGTCTTCGTGCTGGTCGCCGATCGCCGCCAGTTCCGCGAACGCCGTTCCTTCCTCCAGCAGCTGCCCAGCGTAGGACCGCGCGTGCGCCCTTTGCGTCGGATCGCTCATCATTGCCTCCTCTCGTGCCGTCGGCCTGTCAGGCTCAACGTAACCGGGAGCGGCATGGCGCATCTTCGGCAGGACTCCCCAATTCTCGGCGGGCGCCAGCGTGGGTAGAACTACCCACGCGCGGAGGGTCCGATCATGTTGTGCTGGTAGGCAAAGGCGGTCGCCGCGGCGCGGGTCGGCACATCGAGCTTGGTGAAGATGTTGCTCACGTGTCGATCCACGGTCTTGACGCTGAGGAACAGCTCGCGCGCGATGGCCGCATTGGTGCGTCCGCTGGCGATCAGGCGCAGCACCTCGAGCTCGCGCGGGGTGAGCCCGAATCGCGGCTCCGAGGCGGACGGCGCGGCCGCGTGGACCTCGACTCTGGCGAGATCCGGCGCCGCGCCGAGGTCGGCAAACACCGCCCGTGCCGCATCGCGCTCCAGCTCGGCGCCGTCCTCGTCCCCCAGCGCGTGCAACGCGTCGGCGATCGCGACGCGGATCCGCGCCGCGATGTACGGCGCGCCGACGTCCTGCCACGTGGCGAACGCCGCGCGCAGCGGCTGCAGTGCAGCGCCGGCGGCGCCGGCCGCCAGGTCCACGGCGCCGCGCGCGTGAGCGGCCATCGCGTCGACGATCGCGCTCTGCGCTCCCGCGGCGATCGCCGCCAGATCGCGCGCCGCGGCCGCCGCGCCATCGTGATCGCCGGCCGCAAGGCGGATCTCGACCGCCGCCGGCAGATAGCGGGCCCGCGCCATCGGATCGCGCGTGGCGCTGACGACGTGATCGATCGCTGCGGCCGCCATACCGGGTTTGCCCTGGGCGAGCCGCAGGAGCGCAAGTCCGGGCTGGGGCTCCCGGCCATGCTTGCTGGCCTGGCGATACGATTCCTCCGCCGCGTCGAACTCGCCGCGCAGCCGCAGCAGCTCGCCACGCTGGTAGCAGACGCTGCCGGCTTCGCGCGGCGAGGTCTCTCGCCGGTCGGCGCGCCGGATTTCATCCATGGCCTGCTGCCATGAACCTTGCACGAGCAGGACCTCCGCCCGAAGGGCGCGGCAGGTGCCGTTGAACTCGACGAGCTCGGGCTGTGCGCTGCACCACGCCGCCAGCGCCGCGCTCCATTCGCGCGCGCGATCGATCGCGTAGAAACGCTGGCAGCAGCCAATCACGGCGCAGTACACGATGCCGGTGGCGACCGGCCCGAGCCGCCCGCTGCTGGCGGGCAGCATGGCCTCGTCGAGCAGCGCCAGCCCTGCCTCCCGCTCGCCCAGCTCGATGCGCGCCTGCCCCTCGATTGCCCTCGACAGGCTCGTCAGATTCGCATCGCCAAACCGCTCGCCGACCTCGGCCGCCCGGCGCGCCGCTTCGCAGGCGCCCGCGGCGTCCTTCTGCGACAACCGGCCCAGCGCTTGCGGCAGGAACAGGTAGCCACGCTCGGGGCAGTCCTCGGCCAGGCGCTCGAGGACACGCTGCGAGGTTGCGATCCATCCCGTCGCGCGCCCCGTCTCGCCGAGGAACAGGAGGCGGAAGCCGAGCCAGAAGGCCGCCCGCGCCGCCCCCCGGAGGTCACCGGCGTCGAGCTGAAGGTTGTGAAGCCGCTCGAGCGTGGCGAGAAGCAAATCATTGCGACCGAGCAGCGCGCAGGACCACGCGAGCCGGTCGA encodes:
- a CDS encoding NAD(P)-binding domain-containing protein; protein product: MAERHEVIVIGGGQAGLSVGYHLQREGVPFVILDASARIGDAWRERWDSLRLFTPRRFDGLDGMTFPGVANDLPTKDEMADYLESYATRFRLPVRTGTRVDRLCREGGRYLLEAGGRRLEARQVVVAMSSYQRGVAPPFAGQLDPAITQLHSADYRRPSQLPPGDVLLVGAGNSGAEIAIDLARDGRRVWLSGRDVGQVPFPVHRPLVRRLVLPILFRVVFHHILTLDTPIGRKVRPGFINGGMPLIRTRNADLAAAGVTRVPRMDGVSGGYPRLADGTITRVSGVVWCTGFDMGRSWIDLPVFDAHGEPIQERGVVPGEPGLYFVGPHFLYSASSTMIHGIGRDARHVAKRIAAIRRDAGRALAMQ
- a CDS encoding response regulator transcription factor encodes the protein MKSRPSPSDLEAGRTAYAARRWREACECLVEADRAHPLAAEDLDRLAWSCALLGRNDLLLATLERLHNLQLDAGDLRGAARAAFWLGFRLLFLGETGRATGWIATSQRVLERLAEDCPERGYLFLPQALGRLSQKDAAGACEAARRAAEVGERFGDANLTSLSRAIEGQARIELGEREAGLALLDEAMLPASSGRLGPVATGIVYCAVIGCCQRFYAIDRAREWSAALAAWCSAQPELVEFNGTCRALRAEVLLVQGSWQQAMDEIRRADRRETSPREAGSVCYQRGELLRLRGEFDAAEESYRQASKHGREPQPGLALLRLAQGKPGMAAAAIDHVVSATRDPMARARYLPAAVEIRLAAGDHDGAAAAARDLAAIAAGAQSAIVDAMAAHARGAVDLAAGAAGAALQPLRAAFATWQDVGAPYIAARIRVAIADALHALGDEDGAELERDAARAVFADLGAAPDLARVEVHAAAPSASEPRFGLTPRELEVLRLIASGRTNAAIARELFLSVKTVDRHVSNIFTKLDVPTRAAATAFAYQHNMIGPSARG